A part of Bombus affinis isolate iyBomAffi1 chromosome 12, iyBomAffi1.2, whole genome shotgun sequence genomic DNA contains:
- the LOC126922356 gene encoding mucin-17-like isoform X2 produces MTGRRRVPLVLRVCTGVFLLLFNTVAVDATKDPSSSSEKLLTPDVSETSIFEQNKTILNKIPSRDESEFPLAETKNEAVGPYNSTKRGFETVDDKLVKDAKTVDKEKVAMPIDEDTELQGIRSRDQVDKLSTVDSANSGFKLEEIVYGTSGKSSSTKTISEDAYRLTRTNGLTTVTTKPALEESKVDEAKNKTGLVERSNDTSRQEPRETKKSSEDGLELKEKRVTDTKEEAAKEASTDSGLKSETFNPENESAPEKVRFLGEFQQRKKKAEGPVKNSEVPDLKEADEKKEEDVSVSLINDTYVNYSHRSKMSTEKSVETDTADKWTPLENATNFITEEIPVTHESRHPKEEVEVVGNVTQPVIQRFIDRQSQNLTSKDADLANELNRTSNRDKDFLRDSANANETSHEKQQEIEERDREKLARLTTERTSEESSTVQGISSPVPRGRTIAFESASSKRTIVAKKNATDRFVDQKPYPYTKSPKESLRNASNQLDVTTEEASALENTIGKGQSEEKFVVTEGSDVLENSIQQFKPTYYGKVSNESSTISSTEVRPSVQITTAPLVRLEETRPTNQTVVEKSSEQKGIDESGEKSTSAGNDVSRWAESRETSGMGNVDVTGNGITEVSVKPESGDKRTYEASLQEITVRTTSTPLTTEPVEPQTDLGMLSNADVQTNVAGSLLIRSTLNATELSTEYPLIKGNFSDERLPIFPTTSTDTSTVKVATDSATVLPTTTIEETSIGNVTEPPTVSDANGTNEIPSGVSGTLSPEETFVPTTTNVEFEFVGLSDSTTFLWRNATEEPPKGRDLPNETSVVPTVKDLLEKNTPNEGTTTVSNESTTENTSSISETEIPATSNPMTDRTIVPTSIPSQTVQSKDEFTTRPSFADEETDSSSTSLDEVEKTIDVTDSWSTTSEENVATTTIRTEQTISKDSKDSYFMANVTESPVEFTSIPNVYATDATRVTTSSPFVPIGLEPRTPVSSSTSPATVSNIPSVTAHDATVLPDQEEITSLVRIVVEGTWFDVCPQMDKLRHTLANILTSGMEKPVSDKQIIFHQNPCQQPPNTTPSSSDMPMMTILIYVVDETGKFDGTMTKMLPSLYEESRDHVKFPITEKGPDSGNAIAVVVVSSVALICLVLLTGLLFIMRKRQTRFNYGERCRPVSLDAYSLDSVSAYNSVRRKGVTRSSKRSYGNPTFEDSSAIPSHPLNFAALSSFCNDVNAINEEFSGIPQVSAKIDELPAGAEVKNRYANVIPLPETRVLLQKINNDPLTEYINASYVRGPKNATKYYVACQAPMESTVTDFWRMIWEQQCKVIIMLTDLVENGVEKCTEYIPPSEVTDCRRLYGDFQVTLKKRETKEKYAISTLHLNNLEKNTFREVYHIWYLWPVNGVQSDGAGLIAVLLEARALQRGGPGPIVVHCSPGTGRTGTLIALDLGIRQYEITRTVDVPRVVYTIRRDRAGAVKTKEQYAFIYKALNLYATKLAGGVLEST; encoded by the exons ATGACTGGAAGAAGAAGAGTGCCACTCGTGTTAAGAGTATGCACAG GTGTTTTCCTGCTACTCTTCAACACGGTCGCCGTGGACGCGACGAAAGACCCATCGTCGAGTTCGGAGAAGCTGCTCACCCCCGACGTATCGGAAACATCGATATTCGAACAGAACAAGACGATCTTAAACAAAATACCATCGAGAGACGAGTCAGAGTTTCCCTTAGCAGAGACGAAAAACGAAGCCGTCGGTCCGTACAACTCGACTAAAAGAGGTTTCGAAACGGTAGACGATAAGCTCGTAAAAGATGCCAAAACGGTGGACAAGGAGAAAGTGGCAATGCCGATCGACGAGGATACCGAGTTACAAGGAATCAGGTCGCGCGATCAAGTCGACAAATTGTCGACCGTAGATTCAGCCAACAGCGGATTCAAGCTCGAGGAAATCGTCTATGGAACTTCTGGGAAGAGTTCTAGCACGAAAACGATATCCGAGGACGCTTACAGGCTGACCAGAACCAATGGTTTGACCACGGTAACCACGAAACCAGCGTTGGAAGAATCAAAAGTCGACGAGGCGAAGAACAAAACCGGGCTCGTTGAACGCTCCAACGATACCTCGAGGCAGGAACCAAGAGAAACTAAGAAATCGTCGGAAGATGGCTTGGAGCTGAAAGAGAAACGCGTGACAGACACGAAGGAAGAAGCGGCGAAAGAGGCGAGCACGGATTCCGGGCTAAAATCAGAAACGTTTAACCCTGAGAACGAGTCAGCTCCGGAAAAAGTTCGTTTCCTCGGAGAGTTTCAGCAAAGGAAGAAAAAGGCGGAGGGTCCGGTGAAGAACTCGGAAGTTCCGGACTTAAAGGAGGCTGACGAGAAAAAAGAGGAGGACGTGTCCGTCTCGTTGATCAATGACACGTACGTCAACTACAGCCACCGTTCGAAAATGTCGACGGAGAAGAGCGTGGAGACCGACACGGCTGACAAATGGACGCCTCTCGAAAACGCGACAAATTTTATCACCGAGGAGATTCCAGTGACTCACGAGTCGCGGCATCCGAAGGAGGAGGTGGAGGTCGTCGGGAACGTGACTCAGCCGGTGATCCAGCGGTTTATCGATCGACAATCCCAAAACTTGACGTCAAAGGACGCCGACCTTGCCAACGAATTAAATCGAACGTCTAACCGGGACAAGGACTTCTTGCGCGATTCTGCGAACGCTAACGAGACCAGTCACGAGAAACAGCAGGAAATAGAGGAAAGAGATCGGGAGAAATTGGCGCGGCTTACCACCGAAAGGACGAGCGAAGAATCTTCCACGGTTCAAGGAATTTCCAGTCCGGTTCCCAGAGGAAGAACCATAGCGTTCGAGTCTGCAAGCTCGAAGAGAACGATCGTCGCGAAGAAGAACGCCACTGACAGGTTCGTGGACCAGAAACCCTATCCTTACACGAAATCGCCTAAAGAGTCGCTTCGTAATGCCAGTAACCAGCTGGACGTTACCACGGAAGAAGCTTCTGCTTTGGAGAACACGATCGGCAAGGGACAGTCGGAAGAAAAGTTCGTCGTAACCGAAGGTTCGGACGTGTTGGAGAATAGCATCCAGCAGTTTAAGCCGACCTATTACGGGAAAGTAAGCAACGAATCGTCGACTATCTCGAGTACGGAGGTACGCCCGTCCGTTCAAATAACGACCGCGCCTTTGGTTAGATTAGAGGAAACTAGACCGACGAATCAGACCGTGGTCGAGAAATCAAGCGAACAGAAGGGCATCGACGAGAGCGGAGAAAAATCGACGAGCGCGGGAAATGACGTTTCTCGGTGGGCTGAGAGCCGCGAGACCTCTGGGATGGGGAACGTCGATGTGACTGGAAACGGGATAACGGAAGTGAGCGTGAAGCCCGAGAGTGGCGATAAACGGACCTACGAGGCCTCCTTGCAGGAGATTACGGTTCGGACAACGTCCACACCTTTAACAACGGAACCCGTCGAACCGCAAACGGACCTCGGAATGCTCTCGAACGCGGACGTGCAGACGAACGTAGCTGGTTCTCTGCTGATACGATCCACGCTCAACGCCACCGAGCTCTCCACCGAGTATCCACTGATCAAAGGGAATTTTTCTGACGAGAGATTGCCGATATTCCCCACTACATCCACGGACACGAGCACCGTCAAAGTAGCAACGGACAGTGCCACCGTCTTGCCGACGACCACCATCGAAGAAACTTCCATAGGGAACGTCACCGAACCACCAACTGTCTCGGACGCTAACGGAACCAACGAAATCCCTTCCGGTGTAAGTGGCACTCTCAGCCCCGAGGAAACTTTCGTACCTACCACTACCAACGTCGAGTTCGAGTTCGTTGGCCTGTCCGACTCGACCACTTTTCTCTGGCGGAACGCTACCGAGGAACCACCCAAGGGACGCGATTTACCAAACGAAACTTCCGTCGTGCCCACGGTTAAGGATTTACTCGAAAAAAATACGCCCAACGAAGGCACCACGACAGTGAGCAACGAATCGACCACGGAGAATACATCGTCGATCAGCGAGACCGAAATTCCTGCCACGAGTAATCCAATGACGGACCGGACGATCGTTCCTACGTCGATACCGAGCCAAACGGTACAGTCTAAGGACGAGTTTACGACTCGGCCGAGTTTCGCCGACGAGGAAACTGACAGCAGCTCGACCAGCCTGGACGAAGTTGAGAAAACGATAGACGTGACGGATTCTTGGAGCACCACGAGCGAGGAGAATGTCGCGACGACCACGATTAGAACGGAACAGACGATTTCAAAGGATTCCAAGGATTCCTATTTCATGGCGAACGTTACCGAGTCCCCCGTGGAATTCACGTCGATACCGAACGTTTACGCGACAGATGCCACGCGAGTGACTACTTCCAGCCCCTTTGTCCCGATCGGTCTCGAGCCAAGGACCCCGGTTTCGAGTAGCACGAGCCCAGCAACCGTTTCCAACATACCGTCGGTCACGGCGCACGACGCGACAGTGTTACCCGACCAGGAGGAGATTACGTCGCTAGTTCGAATCGTCGTGGAAGGCACCTGGTTCGACGTGTGCCCGCAAATGGACAAATTGAGGCACACCCTGGCGAACATTTTGACGTCCGGGATGGAGAA GCCGGTATCCGACAAACAAATTATTTTCCATCAAAATCCGTGTCAGCAGCCACCGAATACTACGCCATCGTCGTCCGACATGCCCATGATGACCATCTTGATTTACGTCGTCGACGAAACTGGCAAGTTCGACGGCACTATGACGAAAATGTTGCCCAGTTTGTACGAGGAATCGCGGGACCACGTCAAGTTCCCGATTACC GAAAAGGGTCCAGATTCCGGAAACGCGATAGCGGTCGTCGTGGTCTCCTCGGTTGCCTTGATTTGCCTGGTCCTTCTCACTGGTCTTCTG TTTATCATGAGGAAGAGGCAAACGAGGTTTAACTATGGCGAACGATGTCGTCCCGTGTCTTTAGACGCTTACAGCCTTGACAGTGTTTCCGCTTACAACAGCGTCAGACGCAAAGGTGTGACGAGATCTTCGAAAAGAAGCTATGGGAATCCAACTTTTGAGGATTCG AGCGCCATTCCGTCTCATCCGTTGAACTTCGCGGCCCTTTCATCCTTCTGTAACGACGTTAACGCAATCAACGAGGAATTCTCCGGTATTCCACAAGTTTCAGCGAAGATAGACGAATTGCCTGCTGGGGCGGAAGTGAAGAACAGATACGCGAATGTGATACCGCTTCCGGAGACCAGAGTGCTCCTACAAAAAATCAACAACGATCCTCTTACGGAGTACATCAACGCCAGTTACGTTCGG GGACCGAAGAACGCAACGAAATATTACGTCGCTTGCCAAGCACCGATGGAGTCGACCGTTACCGATTTCTGGAGAATGATCTGGGAGCAACAGTGCAAAGTGATCATCATGCTGACCGATCTCGTGGAGAACGGGGTGGAAAAGTGCACCGAGTACATCCCACCCTCCGAAGTTACCGACTGTCGCCGGCTATACGGTGACTTCCAAGTTACtctaaaaaagagagaaaccaAAGAGAAATATGCCATTTCCACGCTTCATTTAAAC AATTTGGAGAAGAACACGTTCCGAGAAGTGTATCATATTTGGTATCTGTGGCCGGTGAACGGAGTGCAGTCGGACGGCGCCGGGTTAATAGCTGTGCTTCTCGAGGCGAGGGCACTCCAAAGGGGTGGCCCTGGACCCATTGTGGTCCACTGTAGTCCTGGCACTGGACGTACGGGAACGTTAATAGCTCTTGACCTAGGAATTAGACAATATGAGATTACGAGGACTGTGGACGTGCCAAGGGTCGTTTACACTATCAGACGGGACCGTGCTGGAGCTGTCAAGACGAAAGAACAATACGCTTTCATTTACAAG GCATTAAATTTGTACGCGACCAAACTTGCCGGCGGTGTGCTGGAATCTACGTGA
- the LOC126922356 gene encoding mucin-17-like isoform X1 — MTGRRRVPLVLRVCTGVFLLLFNTVAVDATKDPSSSSEKLLTPDVSETSIFEQNKTILNKIPSRDESEFPLAETKNEAVGPYNSTKRGFETVDDKLVKDAKTVDKEKVAMPIDEDTELQGIRSRDQVDKLSTVDSANSGFKLEEIVYGTSGKSSSTKTISEDAYRLTRTNGLTTVTTKPALEESKVDEAKNKTGLVERSNDTSRQEPRETKKSSEDGLELKEKRVTDTKEEAAKEASTDSGLKSETFNPENESAPEKVRFLGEFQQRKKKAEGPVKNSEVPDLKEADEKKEEDVSVSLINDTYVNYSHRSKMSTEKSVETDTADKWTPLENATNFITEEIPVTHESRHPKEEVEVVGNVTQPVIQRFIDRQSQNLTSKDADLANELNRTSNRDKDFLRDSANANETSHEKQQEIEERDREKLARLTTERTSEESSTVQGISSPVPRGRTIAFESASSKRTIVAKKNATDRFVDQKPYPYTKSPKESLRNASNQLDVTTEEASALENTIGKGQSEEKFVVTEGSDVLENSIQQFKPTYYGKVSNESSTISSTEVRPSVQITTAPLVRLEETRPTNQTVVEKSSEQKGIDESGEKSTSAGNDVSRWAESRETSGMGNVDVTGNGITEVSVKPESGDKRTYEASLQEITVRTTSTPLTTEPVEPQTDLGMLSNADVQTNVAGSLLIRSTLNATELSTEYPLIKGNFSDERLPIFPTTSTDTSTVKVATDSATVLPTTTIEETSIGNVTEPPTVSDANGTNEIPSGVSGTLSPEETFVPTTTNVEFEFVGLSDSTTFLWRNATEEPPKGRDLPNETSVVPTVKDLLEKNTPNEGTTTVSNESTTENTSSISETEIPATSNPMTDRTIVPTSIPSQTVQSKDEFTTRPSFADEETDSSSTSLDEVEKTIDVTDSWSTTSEENVATTTIRTEQTISKDSKDSYFMANVTESPVEFTSIPNVYATDATRVTTSSPFVPIGLEPRTPVSSSTSPATVSNIPSVTAHDATVLPDQEEITSLVRIVVEGTWFDVCPQMDKLRHTLANILTSGMEKPVSDKQIIFHQNPCQQPPNTTPSSSDMPMMTILIYVVDETGKFDGTMTKMLPSLYEESRDHVKFPITIHSFLLVQEKGPDSGNAIAVVVVSSVALICLVLLTGLLFIMRKRQTRFNYGERCRPVSLDAYSLDSVSAYNSVRRKGVTRSSKRSYGNPTFEDSSAIPSHPLNFAALSSFCNDVNAINEEFSGIPQVSAKIDELPAGAEVKNRYANVIPLPETRVLLQKINNDPLTEYINASYVRGPKNATKYYVACQAPMESTVTDFWRMIWEQQCKVIIMLTDLVENGVEKCTEYIPPSEVTDCRRLYGDFQVTLKKRETKEKYAISTLHLNNLEKNTFREVYHIWYLWPVNGVQSDGAGLIAVLLEARALQRGGPGPIVVHCSPGTGRTGTLIALDLGIRQYEITRTVDVPRVVYTIRRDRAGAVKTKEQYAFIYKALNLYATKLAGGVLEST, encoded by the exons ATGACTGGAAGAAGAAGAGTGCCACTCGTGTTAAGAGTATGCACAG GTGTTTTCCTGCTACTCTTCAACACGGTCGCCGTGGACGCGACGAAAGACCCATCGTCGAGTTCGGAGAAGCTGCTCACCCCCGACGTATCGGAAACATCGATATTCGAACAGAACAAGACGATCTTAAACAAAATACCATCGAGAGACGAGTCAGAGTTTCCCTTAGCAGAGACGAAAAACGAAGCCGTCGGTCCGTACAACTCGACTAAAAGAGGTTTCGAAACGGTAGACGATAAGCTCGTAAAAGATGCCAAAACGGTGGACAAGGAGAAAGTGGCAATGCCGATCGACGAGGATACCGAGTTACAAGGAATCAGGTCGCGCGATCAAGTCGACAAATTGTCGACCGTAGATTCAGCCAACAGCGGATTCAAGCTCGAGGAAATCGTCTATGGAACTTCTGGGAAGAGTTCTAGCACGAAAACGATATCCGAGGACGCTTACAGGCTGACCAGAACCAATGGTTTGACCACGGTAACCACGAAACCAGCGTTGGAAGAATCAAAAGTCGACGAGGCGAAGAACAAAACCGGGCTCGTTGAACGCTCCAACGATACCTCGAGGCAGGAACCAAGAGAAACTAAGAAATCGTCGGAAGATGGCTTGGAGCTGAAAGAGAAACGCGTGACAGACACGAAGGAAGAAGCGGCGAAAGAGGCGAGCACGGATTCCGGGCTAAAATCAGAAACGTTTAACCCTGAGAACGAGTCAGCTCCGGAAAAAGTTCGTTTCCTCGGAGAGTTTCAGCAAAGGAAGAAAAAGGCGGAGGGTCCGGTGAAGAACTCGGAAGTTCCGGACTTAAAGGAGGCTGACGAGAAAAAAGAGGAGGACGTGTCCGTCTCGTTGATCAATGACACGTACGTCAACTACAGCCACCGTTCGAAAATGTCGACGGAGAAGAGCGTGGAGACCGACACGGCTGACAAATGGACGCCTCTCGAAAACGCGACAAATTTTATCACCGAGGAGATTCCAGTGACTCACGAGTCGCGGCATCCGAAGGAGGAGGTGGAGGTCGTCGGGAACGTGACTCAGCCGGTGATCCAGCGGTTTATCGATCGACAATCCCAAAACTTGACGTCAAAGGACGCCGACCTTGCCAACGAATTAAATCGAACGTCTAACCGGGACAAGGACTTCTTGCGCGATTCTGCGAACGCTAACGAGACCAGTCACGAGAAACAGCAGGAAATAGAGGAAAGAGATCGGGAGAAATTGGCGCGGCTTACCACCGAAAGGACGAGCGAAGAATCTTCCACGGTTCAAGGAATTTCCAGTCCGGTTCCCAGAGGAAGAACCATAGCGTTCGAGTCTGCAAGCTCGAAGAGAACGATCGTCGCGAAGAAGAACGCCACTGACAGGTTCGTGGACCAGAAACCCTATCCTTACACGAAATCGCCTAAAGAGTCGCTTCGTAATGCCAGTAACCAGCTGGACGTTACCACGGAAGAAGCTTCTGCTTTGGAGAACACGATCGGCAAGGGACAGTCGGAAGAAAAGTTCGTCGTAACCGAAGGTTCGGACGTGTTGGAGAATAGCATCCAGCAGTTTAAGCCGACCTATTACGGGAAAGTAAGCAACGAATCGTCGACTATCTCGAGTACGGAGGTACGCCCGTCCGTTCAAATAACGACCGCGCCTTTGGTTAGATTAGAGGAAACTAGACCGACGAATCAGACCGTGGTCGAGAAATCAAGCGAACAGAAGGGCATCGACGAGAGCGGAGAAAAATCGACGAGCGCGGGAAATGACGTTTCTCGGTGGGCTGAGAGCCGCGAGACCTCTGGGATGGGGAACGTCGATGTGACTGGAAACGGGATAACGGAAGTGAGCGTGAAGCCCGAGAGTGGCGATAAACGGACCTACGAGGCCTCCTTGCAGGAGATTACGGTTCGGACAACGTCCACACCTTTAACAACGGAACCCGTCGAACCGCAAACGGACCTCGGAATGCTCTCGAACGCGGACGTGCAGACGAACGTAGCTGGTTCTCTGCTGATACGATCCACGCTCAACGCCACCGAGCTCTCCACCGAGTATCCACTGATCAAAGGGAATTTTTCTGACGAGAGATTGCCGATATTCCCCACTACATCCACGGACACGAGCACCGTCAAAGTAGCAACGGACAGTGCCACCGTCTTGCCGACGACCACCATCGAAGAAACTTCCATAGGGAACGTCACCGAACCACCAACTGTCTCGGACGCTAACGGAACCAACGAAATCCCTTCCGGTGTAAGTGGCACTCTCAGCCCCGAGGAAACTTTCGTACCTACCACTACCAACGTCGAGTTCGAGTTCGTTGGCCTGTCCGACTCGACCACTTTTCTCTGGCGGAACGCTACCGAGGAACCACCCAAGGGACGCGATTTACCAAACGAAACTTCCGTCGTGCCCACGGTTAAGGATTTACTCGAAAAAAATACGCCCAACGAAGGCACCACGACAGTGAGCAACGAATCGACCACGGAGAATACATCGTCGATCAGCGAGACCGAAATTCCTGCCACGAGTAATCCAATGACGGACCGGACGATCGTTCCTACGTCGATACCGAGCCAAACGGTACAGTCTAAGGACGAGTTTACGACTCGGCCGAGTTTCGCCGACGAGGAAACTGACAGCAGCTCGACCAGCCTGGACGAAGTTGAGAAAACGATAGACGTGACGGATTCTTGGAGCACCACGAGCGAGGAGAATGTCGCGACGACCACGATTAGAACGGAACAGACGATTTCAAAGGATTCCAAGGATTCCTATTTCATGGCGAACGTTACCGAGTCCCCCGTGGAATTCACGTCGATACCGAACGTTTACGCGACAGATGCCACGCGAGTGACTACTTCCAGCCCCTTTGTCCCGATCGGTCTCGAGCCAAGGACCCCGGTTTCGAGTAGCACGAGCCCAGCAACCGTTTCCAACATACCGTCGGTCACGGCGCACGACGCGACAGTGTTACCCGACCAGGAGGAGATTACGTCGCTAGTTCGAATCGTCGTGGAAGGCACCTGGTTCGACGTGTGCCCGCAAATGGACAAATTGAGGCACACCCTGGCGAACATTTTGACGTCCGGGATGGAGAA GCCGGTATCCGACAAACAAATTATTTTCCATCAAAATCCGTGTCAGCAGCCACCGAATACTACGCCATCGTCGTCCGACATGCCCATGATGACCATCTTGATTTACGTCGTCGACGAAACTGGCAAGTTCGACGGCACTATGACGAAAATGTTGCCCAGTTTGTACGAGGAATCGCGGGACCACGTCAAGTTCCCGATTACC ATACACAGTTTTCTTCTGGTACAGGAAAAGGGTCCAGATTCCGGAAACGCGATAGCGGTCGTCGTGGTCTCCTCGGTTGCCTTGATTTGCCTGGTCCTTCTCACTGGTCTTCTG TTTATCATGAGGAAGAGGCAAACGAGGTTTAACTATGGCGAACGATGTCGTCCCGTGTCTTTAGACGCTTACAGCCTTGACAGTGTTTCCGCTTACAACAGCGTCAGACGCAAAGGTGTGACGAGATCTTCGAAAAGAAGCTATGGGAATCCAACTTTTGAGGATTCG AGCGCCATTCCGTCTCATCCGTTGAACTTCGCGGCCCTTTCATCCTTCTGTAACGACGTTAACGCAATCAACGAGGAATTCTCCGGTATTCCACAAGTTTCAGCGAAGATAGACGAATTGCCTGCTGGGGCGGAAGTGAAGAACAGATACGCGAATGTGATACCGCTTCCGGAGACCAGAGTGCTCCTACAAAAAATCAACAACGATCCTCTTACGGAGTACATCAACGCCAGTTACGTTCGG GGACCGAAGAACGCAACGAAATATTACGTCGCTTGCCAAGCACCGATGGAGTCGACCGTTACCGATTTCTGGAGAATGATCTGGGAGCAACAGTGCAAAGTGATCATCATGCTGACCGATCTCGTGGAGAACGGGGTGGAAAAGTGCACCGAGTACATCCCACCCTCCGAAGTTACCGACTGTCGCCGGCTATACGGTGACTTCCAAGTTACtctaaaaaagagagaaaccaAAGAGAAATATGCCATTTCCACGCTTCATTTAAAC AATTTGGAGAAGAACACGTTCCGAGAAGTGTATCATATTTGGTATCTGTGGCCGGTGAACGGAGTGCAGTCGGACGGCGCCGGGTTAATAGCTGTGCTTCTCGAGGCGAGGGCACTCCAAAGGGGTGGCCCTGGACCCATTGTGGTCCACTGTAGTCCTGGCACTGGACGTACGGGAACGTTAATAGCTCTTGACCTAGGAATTAGACAATATGAGATTACGAGGACTGTGGACGTGCCAAGGGTCGTTTACACTATCAGACGGGACCGTGCTGGAGCTGTCAAGACGAAAGAACAATACGCTTTCATTTACAAG GCATTAAATTTGTACGCGACCAAACTTGCCGGCGGTGTGCTGGAATCTACGTGA